A genomic segment from Spinacia oleracea cultivar Varoflay chromosome 3, BTI_SOV_V1, whole genome shotgun sequence encodes:
- the LOC110796403 gene encoding non-specific lipid transfer protein GPI-anchored 30, with amino-acid sequence MEHRARHLVVVVLVMLTSNMPLSTAQDGSSCVNSLSPCMNYLNSTRDPPQSCCDPLKYVVQTNQQCLCRMISTQGAFQAQLLGINISQVEMLPERCGLRVNPIACLKGLSGSRNNVQNSAGVHSFPSLILLIFGSIYLFFMS; translated from the exons ATGGAACATAGAGCGAGGCATTTGGTTGTTGTTGTGCTAGTAATGTTGACTAGTAATATGCCATTGTCGACAGCTCAAGATGGATCTTCGTGTGTCAACAGCCTTTCTCCTTGCATGAACTACTTGAATAGCACCCGTGATCCACCTCAATCTTGTTGCGATCCTTTGAAATATGTTGTCCAGACTAATCAACAATGCTTGTGTAGAATGATTAGTACTCAAGGCGCTTTCCAAGCTCAGCTCTTAGGCATCAATATCTCTCAGGTTGAGATGTTGCCTGAAAGATGTGGCCTGCGTGTTAACCCTATTGCCTGCCTTAAAG GTTTATCAGGGTCAAGAAACAATGTTCAGAACTCTGCTGGAGTACACTCGTTCCCATCTCTCATCTTGCTCATTTTTGGATCAATTTACCTATTTTTTATGTCCTAG